Proteins found in one Parasteatoda tepidariorum isolate YZ-2023 chromosome 7, CAS_Ptep_4.0, whole genome shotgun sequence genomic segment:
- the LOC107446688 gene encoding keratin-associated protein 19-2-like codes for MIKIAFFFLACFALVYSNDVIHHYGKHGGHGVSSRYFIKSQGHGFGGYGLGYDGYGLGYGGYGSGYGSYGAGYGGYGAGYGGYGAGYGGYGRYGYGF; via the coding sequence tttttctttttggctTGCTTTGCCTTGGTTTACAGCAATGATGTCATACATCATTACGGCAAACATGGCGGACATGGTGTAAGTTCAAGATACTTCATTAAATCTCAAGGGCACGGATTTGGTGGATATGGTCTTGGATACGACGGATATGGACTCGGCTATGGAGGCTACGGATCTGGATATGGAAGCTATGGTGCTGGTTATGGAGGATATGGTGCTGGTTATGGAGGATATGGTGCTGGTTATGGAGGATATGGCCGCTACGGATATggattttaa
- the LOC107446692 gene encoding shematrin-like protein 2 — translation MIKFVFFLLACSALVYAKDVIHHYGKHGGHGVSTRYFVKSHDHGIGYGGYGLSNDGYGLGFGGYGLVNEGYGLGHNGYGLVNEGHGLGHNGYRLVNEGYGLGYNGYGLGNSGYDGHGLGFENNGPGYGGYARYAYGF, via the exons ATGATCAAATTTGTG ttttttctcttGGCATGCTCTGCTTTAGTTTATGCCAAAGACGTCATCCATCATTACGGTAAACATGGCGGCCACGGAGTAAGCACacgatattttgtaaaatctcaTGACCATGGCATAGGATATGGCGGATATGGGCTTAGTAATGATGGTTACGGACTTGGATTTGGAGGATACGGACTTGTAAATGAAGGATATGGTCTTGGTCACAACGGATACGGACTTGTAAATGAAGGACATGGTCTTGGTCACAACGGATACAGACTTGTAAATGAAGGATATGGTCTTGGTTACAACGGATACGGACTTGGTAATAGTGGTTATGATGGCCACGGTTTAGGATTTGAAAACAATGGCCCTGGATATGGAGGATACGCACGATACGCATATGGATTTTAA